GACAAGGACGACGAACCGGCCGTGGGCGACGAGGTCGCCTGGCGGAGCCACGGCTCCACGGCGGAGGGCCGCGTCGAGGAGAAGGTCACCGACCGCCGCGAGGAGGCCGGCCGCACCGTCGCGGCGTCACCGGAGGAACCCCAGTACGTCGTGCGCAGCGACAAGAGCGGGAAGAAGGCCGTCCACAA
The sequence above is drawn from the Actinomadura hallensis genome and encodes:
- a CDS encoding DUF2945 domain-containing protein, with protein sequence MGAHGDYGDTAAGTGDPMGGDKDDEPAVGDEVAWRSHGSTAEGRVEEKVTDRREEAGRTVAASPEEPQYVVRSDKSGKKAVHKGSALRKRKGSK